Proteins encoded by one window of Blastopirellula marina:
- a CDS encoding TadE/TadG family type IV pilus assembly protein: MEFAIVAPLFFLLIFGMIEYGRMVMVQQVITNASREGARRAVLDGATTSGVISAVNEFLDSAAVDSGAADVIVSPDPPENAGFGGAVTVTVQIPFAEVSWLPSPMYLGSTTLEAKTSMRRETVK, encoded by the coding sequence GTGGAGTTTGCCATTGTGGCTCCGCTATTCTTCCTGCTGATTTTCGGAATGATCGAGTACGGTCGCATGGTGATGGTGCAGCAAGTGATTACCAACGCTTCTCGCGAAGGTGCTCGACGAGCTGTCTTAGACGGAGCGACTACCTCCGGGGTTATCTCGGCGGTAAATGAATTCCTGGATTCGGCAGCGGTTGATAGTGGTGCTGCCGACGTCATTGTTTCTCCCGACCCACCTGAGAATGCTGGGTTTGGCGGGGCCGTGACTGTTACCGTACAAATTCCCTTCGCCGAGGTCAGTTGGTTACCGTCTCCCATGTACCTGGGATCGACAACGTTGGAAGCAAAGACCTCAATGCGTAGAGAAACGGTTAAATGA
- a CDS encoding prepilin peptidase, protein MDLFVSLAEAIAHNWPVWVVTFTLILAAVIDGFELKVPNWITFPFVASGWVYSFCAFGLEGLGWSLLGTVVGLLLLLPAYSIGGMGAGDVKLLAGVGAWMHGTHTFYAFCISAIVGAVLAVGMVAVRKAWKKHSNNARIILNEIMTIRDPNQLSSIAAERKPTMLLLPYGIPIAIGTIGYFLWMGLLV, encoded by the coding sequence ATGGATCTTTTTGTAAGCTTGGCGGAAGCAATCGCACACAATTGGCCCGTCTGGGTCGTTACGTTTACCTTGATTCTGGCCGCTGTCATCGACGGTTTTGAATTGAAGGTCCCCAATTGGATCACCTTCCCCTTTGTTGCCAGCGGCTGGGTCTACAGCTTTTGTGCATTCGGGTTGGAAGGACTGGGCTGGAGTTTGCTAGGCACGGTTGTTGGCCTGCTACTACTACTTCCGGCCTACTCGATCGGCGGCATGGGTGCCGGCGACGTGAAGCTTTTGGCTGGCGTCGGAGCCTGGATGCACGGTACGCACACCTTCTATGCCTTCTGCATCTCGGCGATTGTCGGTGCGGTTCTGGCAGTCGGTATGGTTGCCGTTCGCAAGGCCTGGAAGAAGCACTCGAACAACGCTCGAATCATCCTGAACGAGATCATGACCATTCGTGATCCCAACCAGCTTTCGAGCATCGCAGCAGAGCGTAAGCCAACCATGCTGCTGCTCCCTTACGGTATTCCGATCGCGATCGGAACCATTGGTTACTTCCTCTGGATGGGACTGCTTGTATGA
- a CDS encoding Flp family type IVb pilin: protein MQGLIQKVQNFLVSEDGPTAVEYAVMLALIVIVCLTAIQAIGTQANATFTKIGTDMQTANTTGGAV, encoded by the coding sequence ATGCAAGGTCTCATCCAGAAGGTACAGAACTTTCTCGTATCGGAAGACGGTCCCACCGCGGTTGAATATGCCGTGATGCTGGCTCTGATCGTCATCGTATGTCTGACCGCTATTCAAGCGATCGGTACCCAGGCGAACGCTACGTTCACCAAGATTGGTACGGACATGCAAACCGCCAACACCACTGGTGGTGCGGTATAA
- a CDS encoding MFS transporter: MLNSKVIGLSVMMFLQFFVWGAWYVTVGNFMAANGMSDQIGWAYTVAPIAAIISPFFLGFVADRYFASERVLGVLHLLGAAAMFAAPYTANISPTAFLFTLLLHVLCYMPTLGLTNTLAFQNIDDQETQFPIIRVFGTIGWIVANLTVSYVFGADTTATMFYVTATAGIVLGIFSFFLPHTPPPSAGKAVTFGEIAGVDALSMLKERSFLVFILGSFLICIPLAAYYAFAPVFVGDVGFTKPGSVMPFGQMSEIVFMLLMPLFFSRLGVKWMLLVGMAAWVLRYGLFAGGAAMGGDLVYPMVFVGILLHGICYDFFFVTGFIYTDKKCPKNIRAQAQGFLVLVTQGLGLGIGAPMMQTLKSSLTTEAGTNWQMLWLVPCIASGVVMILFGLLFNDKVDASDDEAGYGTNEAPATEPTH, translated from the coding sequence ATGCTGAATTCCAAGGTCATCGGACTCTCGGTGATGATGTTCCTCCAATTCTTCGTTTGGGGAGCATGGTACGTTACGGTCGGTAATTTCATGGCTGCCAATGGAATGAGCGATCAGATCGGGTGGGCTTACACCGTGGCTCCGATCGCGGCGATCATTTCTCCATTCTTCTTGGGGTTTGTGGCCGATAGGTACTTTGCCTCGGAGCGGGTGTTGGGTGTGTTGCACCTTTTGGGTGCCGCAGCCATGTTTGCCGCTCCCTATACGGCGAACATCAGCCCAACGGCTTTCCTGTTTACTTTGCTGCTACACGTGTTGTGCTATATGCCGACGTTGGGGCTTACTAATACGTTGGCCTTCCAGAACATTGACGACCAGGAAACGCAGTTTCCGATCATTCGTGTGTTCGGCACGATTGGCTGGATCGTGGCCAACCTGACAGTGAGTTACGTCTTTGGTGCGGATACGACCGCCACCATGTTCTACGTGACGGCGACTGCTGGCATTGTGCTGGGGATTTTCAGCTTCTTTTTGCCGCACACGCCGCCACCATCGGCCGGAAAGGCAGTTACCTTTGGCGAGATCGCTGGTGTCGACGCCTTGTCGATGTTGAAGGAACGTTCCTTCCTGGTGTTTATCCTGGGGTCGTTCCTGATCTGCATTCCTCTGGCTGCCTACTATGCGTTCGCCCCTGTGTTTGTCGGGGACGTTGGCTTTACCAAGCCAGGTAGTGTGATGCCGTTTGGGCAGATGTCCGAAATCGTGTTCATGCTGCTGATGCCGTTGTTCTTCTCGCGTCTGGGCGTGAAGTGGATGCTATTGGTCGGTATGGCTGCCTGGGTGCTTCGCTACGGCTTGTTTGCCGGGGGAGCTGCAATGGGGGGCGACCTGGTCTACCCAATGGTTTTCGTGGGGATTCTGCTGCACGGTATCTGCTACGACTTCTTCTTCGTGACCGGCTTTATTTACACGGATAAGAAGTGCCCGAAGAATATCCGTGCCCAGGCTCAAGGCTTCCTTGTTCTGGTCACCCAGGGCTTGGGGCTGGGGATCGGGGCTCCGATGATGCAGACCTTGAAGAGTTCGCTGACGACCGAAGCCGGAACCAACTGGCAAATGCTGTGGTTGGTGCCATGTATCGCCTCGGGCGTCGTGATGATCCTGTTTGGACTCCTATTTAATGACAAGGTCGATGCCTCGGATGATGAAGCGGGCTACGGAACTAATGAAGCACCGGCTACCGAGCCGACGCATTAA
- a CDS encoding sulfatase, whose translation MTTRIFPGLLFCLLVSSCLVTTAQAAEAKRPNFVFFLVDDLGWADLSCYGSTFHETPNIDALAASGMKFDQAYTACPVCSPTRASILTGRHPVRVDITDWIPGNGNTGKFLQVHDRDDLALEEVTIAEVLKGEGYQTFFAGKWHLGDEGHWPTDQGFDTNIGGNHKGSPPGGYYAPWNNPTLEAKKEGEYLTERLTEESIHFLETRDTEKPFFLYLCYYNVHTPITPYKKRVEHFQEKAKQSFDGETPTIVEHQGKSRARQDNADYASMVAAVDQSVGDILDKLEELKLDENTVVCFFSDNGGLCTLRGPGPTSNLPLRSGKGWLYEGGVRSPMIVRAPGVTKARSITQSPVVSTDFFPTMLDLAGLPLQPKLHADGQSLRSLLEGEKSPEARTFYWHYPHYHGSTWTPGASIRDGDWKLIEFYEYDEVELYNLASDPGEQDDLSKSQPEKTAELREKLKVWQKDLNAKMPQPNPKYRGGAK comes from the coding sequence ATGACGACTCGAATCTTCCCTGGCCTGCTGTTTTGTTTGTTGGTTTCAAGCTGCCTGGTTACCACTGCCCAGGCCGCGGAAGCCAAGCGACCAAACTTCGTCTTCTTTCTCGTCGACGACCTGGGTTGGGCCGATCTGTCGTGTTACGGCAGTACATTCCACGAGACCCCCAATATTGATGCCCTGGCTGCCAGTGGGATGAAATTCGATCAAGCGTATACCGCTTGTCCCGTCTGTTCTCCAACGCGGGCCTCGATTCTGACCGGTCGTCATCCGGTACGAGTCGATATCACCGATTGGATTCCGGGCAACGGGAACACGGGCAAGTTTCTTCAGGTGCATGATCGCGACGATCTGGCCTTAGAGGAAGTAACGATCGCTGAGGTGCTGAAAGGGGAGGGGTACCAAACCTTCTTTGCCGGCAAATGGCACTTGGGGGATGAAGGGCATTGGCCCACCGATCAAGGTTTCGATACGAACATTGGGGGCAACCATAAGGGCTCCCCACCTGGCGGCTATTACGCTCCCTGGAATAACCCCACGTTAGAAGCCAAGAAGGAAGGGGAATATCTGACCGAGCGGTTAACGGAAGAGTCGATTCATTTCCTCGAAACTCGCGATACTGAGAAGCCGTTCTTCCTTTACCTCTGTTACTACAACGTCCATACGCCGATCACGCCCTACAAAAAGCGGGTCGAGCATTTCCAAGAGAAGGCCAAGCAGTCCTTCGACGGCGAGACCCCCACCATTGTCGAACATCAGGGCAAATCGCGAGCCCGGCAAGACAATGCTGATTACGCTTCGATGGTGGCCGCCGTCGATCAAAGCGTGGGAGATATCCTCGATAAGCTTGAAGAACTAAAGCTCGACGAAAATACGGTTGTCTGTTTCTTTTCGGACAACGGTGGACTGTGCACCCTGCGTGGTCCCGGGCCGACAAGTAACTTGCCACTACGAAGTGGTAAGGGGTGGCTCTACGAAGGTGGCGTGCGAAGTCCCATGATTGTGCGGGCCCCCGGTGTGACCAAAGCGAGGAGCATCACCCAGTCGCCAGTCGTGAGCACCGACTTCTTTCCGACCATGCTGGATCTGGCCGGATTGCCGCTGCAGCCCAAACTTCATGCTGACGGACAGTCGCTGCGAAGCTTGCTGGAAGGGGAGAAATCGCCGGAAGCACGTACGTTCTACTGGCATTATCCGCACTACCATGGTTCGACCTGGACCCCTGGGGCGTCGATTCGGGACGGCGACTGGAAGCTGATCGAGTTCTACGAATACGACGAGGTCGAACTCTACAACCTGGCCAGCGACCCTGGCGAACAGGACGACTTGAGCAAGTCGCAGCCGGAAAAGACGGCCGAGCTTCGCGAGAAGTTAAAGGTCTGGCAAAAGGATCTGAACGCCAAAATGCCACAGCCCAATCCCAAGTATCGCGGCGGCGCGAAATAG
- the pckA gene encoding phosphoenolpyruvate carboxykinase (ATP), whose translation MSKIDLKGLDIDVEDVRRNMAPSTLYEEAIRDEEDAAIADSGALIAYSGEKTGRSPKDKRVVEAEQSKDDVWWGPINIPIEDYTYRINLERAKDYLNTRKKLYVIDAFAGWDPKYRLKIRVICSRPYHALFMHTMLIRPTVEELKNFGDPDVVIYNAGRFPANRHTPGMTSKTSVDVNLEDREMVILGTEYAGEMKKGVFTMMNYYMPKQGVLSMHCSATCASDSNQSSILFGLSGTGKTTLSADPKRLLIGDDEHCWSDDGVFNIEGGCYAKAIDLTPDNEPEIFQALRFGAVLENVVYDKEDHHVDFTDTSITQNTRGAYPIEFIRNAKIPCVAGHPSDAIFLTCDAFGVLPPVSRLTPAQAMYHFISGYTAKVAGTEVGVTEPQATFSPCFGGPFLVWHPGKYAELLADKLRKHNTNVWLVNTGWTGGAHGVGSRIKLKYTRAIIDAIHSGELAKASTKVDPVFGLHVVQECPGVPSEMLNPQTTWQDPAHYFATASKLASLFIDNFQKYADGVSEEVRQSGPVVQTSV comes from the coding sequence ATGAGCAAGATCGATTTAAAAGGATTGGATATCGATGTCGAAGACGTACGCCGGAACATGGCCCCTTCGACACTCTACGAAGAAGCAATTCGCGACGAGGAAGACGCAGCCATTGCCGATTCCGGGGCTTTGATTGCCTATAGTGGCGAAAAAACGGGACGATCGCCCAAAGACAAACGGGTTGTCGAAGCCGAGCAATCGAAGGACGACGTTTGGTGGGGACCGATCAACATTCCCATCGAAGACTACACCTACCGTATCAATCTCGAGCGGGCCAAGGATTATCTCAACACGCGTAAGAAGCTTTATGTAATCGACGCGTTTGCTGGCTGGGACCCAAAGTACCGTTTGAAGATTCGCGTGATCTGCTCGCGGCCTTATCACGCGTTGTTCATGCATACGATGCTGATTCGACCGACTGTCGAAGAATTGAAGAACTTCGGCGATCCGGATGTCGTGATTTACAACGCCGGCCGCTTTCCGGCCAACCGCCACACGCCTGGGATGACCTCGAAAACCAGCGTGGACGTCAACTTGGAAGACCGCGAGATGGTAATCCTCGGCACGGAATACGCTGGGGAGATGAAGAAGGGGGTCTTCACGATGATGAATTACTACATGCCCAAGCAGGGCGTGTTGTCGATGCATTGCAGTGCGACCTGTGCGTCTGACTCCAATCAAAGCAGCATTCTGTTTGGTCTGTCGGGCACCGGTAAGACCACGCTATCGGCCGACCCGAAGCGGCTTCTGATCGGCGATGACGAGCACTGCTGGAGCGATGATGGCGTGTTCAATATCGAAGGTGGATGCTACGCCAAAGCAATCGACCTGACGCCGGATAACGAGCCAGAAATCTTTCAGGCCCTGCGATTTGGTGCGGTGTTGGAAAACGTGGTCTACGACAAGGAAGACCATCACGTCGACTTCACGGATACCAGCATCACGCAGAATACGCGTGGGGCGTACCCGATTGAGTTTATTCGCAACGCCAAGATTCCTTGTGTTGCGGGACACCCGAGCGATGCGATCTTCTTGACTTGCGACGCGTTTGGTGTGCTTCCCCCAGTTAGCAGGCTGACGCCGGCTCAGGCCATGTATCACTTCATTTCCGGTTACACGGCCAAAGTTGCCGGGACCGAAGTGGGTGTGACCGAACCGCAAGCGACCTTCAGCCCCTGCTTTGGCGGTCCATTCCTGGTGTGGCATCCCGGCAAATATGCAGAGCTTCTGGCCGACAAGCTGAGGAAGCACAACACGAACGTTTGGCTGGTGAACACTGGCTGGACTGGCGGCGCACACGGTGTTGGATCGCGAATCAAGCTGAAATATACGCGGGCAATTATCGACGCCATTCACAGTGGAGAGTTGGCCAAAGCCTCGACGAAGGTCGATCCCGTGTTTGGGCTGCATGTGGTTCAGGAGTGTCCTGGGGTGCCAAGCGAGATGCTTAATCCCCAGACCACCTGGCAGGATCCTGCCCATTACTTCGCGACGGCCTCGAAGCTGGCGTCACTATTTATTGACAATTTCCAGAAGTACGCCGACGGGGTAAGTGAAGAAGTGCGACAGTCAGGACCGGTTGTCCAAACTTCTGTGTAA
- a CDS encoding DUF1501 domain-containing protein: MSNSEMPKPSYCGNTRREFLWNAGAKFPGLALTYMLAKDGFLANQAVAADGVSSFDNPLAAKQPMFQGKAKNVIFLFMYGGPSHIDTFDYKPKLYGLDGKTVPVKTKGRGGEKNEGRVVGPKWNFKQYGESGQWVSDLFPNLATCVDDIAFLKSCQADSPIHGSAMLMMNSGRILSGFPTLGSWVTYGLGTVNQNLPGYVVMLDPTGGPISGAKNWTCGFMPANYQGTIFRSKGAPIIDLATPDGMTREAQRRILDAMKEANQQHFASRVDNTELSARIHSYELAYRMQEHAPEAVDIENESEDTKKLYGIDNPQTEEFGRRCLLARRLVERGVRFVQLYSGGHHNDNNWDAHGDLEKNHNYHAGRTDKPIAGLIQDLKRKGMLDDTLIVWGGEFGRQPTAEYEKGTGRDHNSYGFTMWMAGGGIKGGISYGATDELGSTAVENPLHVKRIHATILNQLGLDPNHLSYFYSGLDQKLVGVEHTEPIHEIIT, encoded by the coding sequence ATGTCGAACTCGGAAATGCCCAAGCCAAGTTATTGTGGCAACACACGACGCGAGTTCCTATGGAATGCCGGGGCCAAGTTTCCTGGTCTGGCGCTGACCTACATGCTGGCTAAGGATGGATTTCTGGCCAATCAGGCGGTTGCCGCTGACGGCGTATCGTCGTTCGACAATCCTCTGGCAGCCAAGCAGCCCATGTTCCAGGGGAAAGCCAAGAACGTGATCTTCCTGTTCATGTATGGCGGTCCAAGCCATATCGATACGTTCGACTATAAGCCCAAGCTATACGGCCTGGACGGGAAGACCGTGCCCGTCAAGACCAAGGGGCGTGGCGGCGAGAAGAACGAAGGGCGTGTCGTTGGGCCGAAGTGGAACTTCAAGCAGTACGGCGAATCGGGGCAGTGGGTTTCGGACCTGTTTCCGAACCTGGCAACGTGCGTCGATGACATCGCCTTCTTGAAATCGTGTCAGGCCGATTCGCCGATTCACGGCTCGGCCATGTTGATGATGAACTCGGGGCGTATCCTCAGCGGTTTCCCAACGCTCGGTTCGTGGGTTACCTACGGCCTGGGGACGGTTAATCAAAACCTGCCAGGTTATGTGGTCATGCTCGACCCAACTGGTGGGCCGATCAGCGGAGCGAAGAACTGGACTTGCGGCTTCATGCCGGCGAATTACCAGGGCACGATTTTCCGCAGTAAAGGGGCCCCAATCATCGATCTGGCCACGCCGGATGGGATGACCCGTGAAGCGCAGCGTCGGATCCTGGATGCGATGAAAGAGGCCAACCAGCAGCACTTCGCCTCGCGAGTCGACAATACGGAACTGTCGGCTCGGATCCATAGCTATGAACTTGCGTACCGTATGCAGGAACACGCTCCCGAGGCGGTCGATATCGAAAACGAATCGGAAGACACAAAGAAGCTGTACGGAATCGATAACCCTCAAACTGAAGAATTCGGTCGCCGCTGTTTATTGGCTCGCCGGTTGGTAGAACGAGGCGTTCGCTTTGTTCAGCTCTATTCCGGTGGCCACCACAACGACAACAACTGGGACGCTCACGGCGACCTGGAAAAGAACCACAACTACCACGCTGGCCGTACCGACAAGCCGATCGCCGGTCTGATTCAAGACCTGAAGCGAAAGGGCATGCTCGACGATACGCTGATTGTGTGGGGGGGGGAGTTCGGTCGTCAGCCAACCGCTGAATACGAAAAGGGAACCGGCCGCGATCACAATTCGTACGGTTTCACCATGTGGATGGCTGGTGGCGGCATCAAGGGGGGCATTTCGTACGGGGCCACCGATGAACTGGGGTCTACCGCCGTCGAGAACCCGCTGCACGTTAAGCGAATTCACGCCACCATTCTGAACCAGCTCGGTCTCGATCCGAACCACCTTAGTTATTTTTACAGTGGCTTGGATCAGAAACTGGTCGGTGTGGAACATACCGAACCGATTCACGAAATCATTACATAG
- a CDS encoding PSD1 and planctomycete cytochrome C domain-containing protein produces MLVCTGMVQAQESAEPTVKFNRDVKPILAKKCFACHGPAEQESSLRLDERETSVAEADSGMIAIVPGNVEESELIRRITSHDESERMPPEGEGVKPEELAILKTWIKEGAQFQGHWAFEPVSDPQPPKNKREGWAQNPIDEFILARLEDSGLEPNAPASKRTLIRRAYYNLTGLPPTKEEIEAFEKDNSPDAWKNLVEKLLASEHYGEKWGRHWLDLVRFAETNSYERDGVKPNAWKYRDYVIRSFNENKPYDQFVIEQLAGDEIENPTSESIIATGYYKLGVWDDEPADPLLHEFDQYDDIISTTSKTFLGITIGCARCHDHKIDPISQENYYQFLSFFRGMKPYGNRGDVSFSQREISSPEVISAHENHQRERQAVENRMNEIISAAIEQLPKEEQKDIKRQRDPNRRRERMDGRIAELVPNEASEYAELKRQLDAINDKEKYLPARDFALAVNKADKNPPETKVMLRGNPHVPGDAVVPGYPKYFNTANPEIPQPTAEQQTAGRRLVLAKWIASEDNLMTARVMVNRIWQYQFGRGLVRSSSNFGQLGTPPTHPELLDWLTKEFVRSGWDIKHMQRLMMLSAAYQMSSAGAEKGLAQDPANELFWRFNSRRLTAEEVRDSILLVNGRLNEKMYGHGFYPKISAEVMAGQSKPGDGWGNSSYEEQARRAVYIHVKRSLLTPILSNFDFPETDAPCEDRFVTTQPAQALGMINGDFANAQSTELAKRVRETGATTPEDQIREAIQFAMAREANDQDVKVGISLINDLKKDHGLDDQRAFDLYCLMLINLNEFFFLD; encoded by the coding sequence CGGTAATGTGGAAGAAAGCGAACTCATTCGACGTATTACTTCCCATGACGAGTCCGAGAGAATGCCCCCCGAAGGTGAGGGGGTAAAGCCGGAAGAACTAGCCATTCTTAAGACATGGATCAAGGAAGGTGCTCAGTTTCAAGGGCATTGGGCTTTTGAGCCTGTTTCCGATCCCCAGCCGCCAAAAAACAAGCGTGAAGGCTGGGCCCAAAACCCAATCGATGAGTTCATTCTTGCTCGCCTGGAAGATAGCGGTTTAGAGCCGAATGCACCTGCCTCGAAGCGTACCCTGATTCGTAGGGCCTACTACAACCTGACCGGCTTGCCGCCGACGAAAGAAGAGATTGAAGCGTTCGAGAAGGATAATTCGCCAGATGCGTGGAAGAACCTGGTCGAAAAGCTTCTTGCTTCCGAGCATTACGGCGAGAAGTGGGGGCGACATTGGCTCGACCTGGTCCGTTTCGCGGAAACCAATAGTTACGAACGGGATGGCGTTAAACCAAACGCCTGGAAGTACCGCGACTACGTGATTCGCTCATTCAACGAAAACAAACCGTACGATCAGTTTGTTATCGAGCAGTTGGCGGGGGATGAAATCGAGAATCCGACGTCGGAATCGATTATCGCCACGGGCTATTACAAGTTGGGTGTCTGGGACGACGAGCCGGCCGATCCTCTGCTGCACGAGTTTGACCAATACGACGATATTATCTCGACCACCAGCAAAACGTTTCTGGGGATCACGATCGGGTGTGCTCGCTGCCACGATCATAAGATCGATCCGATCAGCCAGGAAAACTATTACCAGTTCCTGTCGTTCTTTCGCGGCATGAAGCCTTACGGCAATCGCGGGGACGTTTCGTTCAGTCAGCGTGAGATCTCTTCGCCGGAAGTGATTTCGGCTCACGAGAATCATCAACGCGAACGCCAGGCAGTCGAGAATCGCATGAACGAGATCATCTCGGCGGCGATTGAGCAGTTGCCCAAGGAAGAACAAAAGGATATCAAGCGGCAGCGTGATCCGAATCGACGTCGTGAACGCATGGATGGTCGAATTGCCGAACTCGTTCCTAACGAAGCTTCCGAGTATGCCGAACTCAAGCGGCAACTGGATGCGATCAACGACAAGGAAAAGTACCTGCCCGCTCGCGACTTCGCCTTGGCAGTGAATAAGGCCGATAAGAACCCGCCGGAAACGAAGGTCATGCTGCGAGGCAATCCGCACGTCCCTGGCGATGCGGTCGTTCCTGGCTATCCAAAATACTTCAATACAGCGAATCCAGAGATCCCTCAGCCAACCGCCGAGCAGCAAACTGCGGGACGCCGGTTGGTATTGGCGAAGTGGATCGCCTCGGAAGACAACCTGATGACGGCTCGCGTGATGGTCAATCGAATCTGGCAGTACCAGTTCGGTCGCGGCCTGGTGCGATCGTCCAGTAACTTCGGCCAACTGGGCACGCCCCCCACGCATCCGGAACTGTTGGATTGGCTGACGAAGGAGTTCGTTCGCAGTGGGTGGGATATCAAGCACATGCAGCGACTGATGATGCTCTCGGCGGCCTATCAAATGTCGTCCGCCGGTGCGGAAAAAGGGTTGGCCCAAGATCCGGCAAACGAGCTCTTCTGGCGATTCAATTCGCGTCGACTGACGGCCGAAGAGGTGCGGGATTCGATCTTGCTGGTCAATGGACGACTGAATGAAAAGATGTACGGTCACGGCTTCTACCCGAAGATCTCGGCCGAAGTGATGGCCGGTCAGTCGAAGCCTGGCGATGGCTGGGGCAATTCATCGTACGAAGAGCAGGCCCGCCGTGCCGTTTACATTCATGTGAAACGATCGCTGTTGACGCCGATCCTGTCGAACTTCGACTTCCCTGAAACGGATGCTCCTTGTGAAGACCGTTTCGTGACCACGCAGCCGGCCCAGGCCCTGGGCATGATCAACGGCGACTTCGCTAACGCCCAGTCGACCGAACTGGCCAAACGTGTTCGCGAGACCGGTGCAACTACGCCAGAAGATCAGATTCGCGAGGCGATCCAATTCGCCATGGCTCGCGAGGCAAACGATCAGGACGTCAAGGTTGGCATCTCGCTGATCAACGACCTGAAGAAAGATCACGGACTCGATGACCAGCGGGCATTCGATTTGTATTGCCTGATGCTGATTAACTTGAATGAATTCTTCTTCCTGGACTAA